The Butyrivibrio proteoclasticus B316 genome segment AGCGTACTCAAGGGAGTAGCCGCACTTAATACGGGTTACAAATGTACTTTGGTTAATGCCATAGCATTTGCACATTGCAGCTTGAGAAGAGAATGGATTACCAAGGTGGTCACAACATTTCATACATGCTTTCCTTTTAGATGAATATGAATGTGTATAATTTATTTCTTTTATAAATTTCAGCGAGAAAACCCCTTCCGACATCGGTTGTGGGACGAGTAGAAACCATTTCCGATGTCATTGGTGATGGTAGTTCATATTCCAATATTCATATATTTCTTTTTTAGATAAGAATTTATTGCCCAAATGAGCCTCATACATTTGTTTACCTCATTTGCGTATGCTTGTGGTGATGAATATTTATTTCCGTAGCGGTATATATATGCTCTTCATGACAGAATGAACATTTGTAAAAATAATATCTTTCATCTTCTACCTTAAACGCCACTACTATCTTGTTCTGGCGAATATCCGGAAGCAGCAAGGCATCTTTTAAAGGCCAATTCGACCTCAATCTACACGACAGTACATTAGCTTTTATTCCATAGGCATTAGCCATGTCTTTTAGACTGTTATATTCTTTTTCTTTATAATCCTTATATCTTTTATGTTCTTTGTGTATGACAGGTGTTAATAGGGCATCTTCCAAATCCCATCCCAAGTTTCTTCTTCGTATGTAAGATTCAAGACCTAGTCCATAATGTTCGCACATAGCATGGAGGGATGCAAATTCACATCCGTTATGATCATGCACCTTATGTGAGCGTTTTGGTCTTGTAAGTGCATCTTCTAAAGAAACACCCCTACTGATCCTGGACTCATATATACCTACCGTTATACCGTATGCTTTGCACATTTTATTTAAAGTAGGGTATATGTTACCGAGATGGTCTTTATAACAATGCTCTTTCACACATTTTGCATGTTTGATAGCCTCTTTTATAGGAATGTTTTTATCTAGCTGTCTTTTAACTATCGTTGGCTCTACATTGTAATACCGACATAAAGCATTAAGGCTTTTAAACTCTTTTCCTTTGTGGTCGCGCAGCTTTTGGCAACTATTATTTTCTGAGGATAAAGCTTCTTTTATACTGCGTCCCTGTCTTAATCGCCATTGATATGTTTTGACTTCTACACCATATTTGTTGCACATCTCTTTAACTGACCTAAACTTATTACCAAGATGATCTATATATATATTTGTATCTGCTATCTTCTTAGGGCAAAGGGCATCTTCCAATGAATATCCATGCTTTATTCGGTCTCTAAATGTTTCTGCGTTGACGCCATGATACCTGCACATAGCTTCTTTGGATTCAAACTCATTTCCTAAATGATCCCTGCACTTTATTTTGACTGAATAGTTCTGTTGGCTTAATGCTTTTTCTAAAGGCCATCCGTTTTTTATACGATCTCTAAACGTTGCAGGATGTATGCCGTAATATTTGCACATGGCATTCTCCGAGGGGTAAATATTGCCAAGGTGGTCAAAACATTCTCCTTTACAATGTTCTTTTACCGGAGTAACAAGAGCTTTTTCAATATTCATCCTTTTTAGACGGGCTTCTAATGTTGTGGGCTTGAGTCCATATTCCCTTGCCATTTCTGCTCGCGTTTCATATTCATTTCCCAGATGATCCTTGAATTTTATTTTGAGCATTTAGCGTCCTCTTTGCACGAATGCAAGTTTTATCGGGCGGTGTTGTAAGAGCCTTTTCGAGCGACCATCCGCGTCTAATCCTTGCCTTCAATGTACTCACTGCAATACAATATTTCTTTGCCATAGCTCTTAATGACGAATATTCATTATTATTGTGGTCAGTGACGGTTTCAAGCTTCCGAATTGGTGTTTTAGTGTAGAGCGTCTCGTTTATTTCACCACTATATTTATGTCGCAAATAATGCTGTCTGCATTCTGCTGGGGTAAAAACAAATTGATTGTTACAGGTAGGGCATTTGTATGTATAATAGTCTTCTCCGTTTAATGAAAATGAAGGCCATTTTCCTCTTAAGAGGATTATTTCTGGTGATATTTCAAGCGTTTCCTCTAGCGTCCATCCTTTGCGTAGCCTATGAGTAAAAAGGCTGTATTTAAGTCCGTATGTATTAACCATTTCAGATTTCGATTTATAAAATATGCCTTTATGATCTGTACAGGAATACAAATTAGGGCTTGTCAATGCTTCTTCAAGTGTCATTCCGGCTTTAAGTCTATTGAAAAACGTGGTGCTGTTAATCCCGTAATACCTGCACATATCTTCTTTTGAGGCAAATTCGTTTCCAAGGTGATCGTGATATTTAGGCATTTATACTCCTGTTTCGCACGTTTAGCTTGCATTACATTCTAACTATATTATAAACGGCTTATATAAAGGCCATTACATAGTAAAAAGCTCCGAAACACAGTCCCAGAGCTTTGTTTAATCTTTTCTTTATACTTTAACAACATATCATTAATTTTCTATTAAATTTTCCAAGCAGGACTTCCCTACCCTATCAGATAGTCCTATTTACATACGCAAGAGTGTCTATGATTGAACTACCACCACCGTCTACGACGGAAGTGGATTCCTGCTTCAGTCACCACTGCGCGGGACTGTTCTAAAACGAACAGAAAGCTATACATTAAAATCTTGAAACCTAACTACTAGGTAATTTTCTATGGTTCTAAAACGCCATGCATTTGGTAATCCTCACGAATCGCACCTAACAAGCAGGTATTATTTTAAAGGTTCTAAAACACAAAAAAGAATGCCAGATGTCAAGCACCTACCTAATTACTAGGTAATTTTTTAAGGTTCTAAAACAACAACAATTGAAAGGAGAAACGTACACCTAATTACTAGGTAATTTTTAAGGTTCTAAAACGCTTCCGACCAAGAATGGGTCGCCTGGAATACCTAACAAGTAGGTATTTTTTAAGGTTCTAAGACAGTCCTTGAATGGCTAATCAACTTGCCACAACCTAATTACTAGGTAATTTTTTTAAGGTTATAAAACAACAACAATTGAAAGGAGAAACGTACACCTAATTACTAGGTAATTTTTAAGGTTCTAAAACGCTTCCGACCAAGAATGGGTCGCCTGGAATACCTAACAAGTAGGTATTTTTTAAGGTTCTAAAACTCATTGCGATCTCATCTCCTTTCTGCGACGACCTAACAAGTAGGTATTATTTTAAGGTTCTAAAACGTCAATTGTAGTATTATGACATTATCAAACCGCAATATCTTGCGCCTGCATATAATTTAGAAATGCATCAAGAAAATCTCCATCACCCCTATACTCCTGCTTGAACATGAATTTCTTTCCAAAGTTGTAGGTCGTATTTTTCGACACATCAATCTCAGTTCCGGTGATCGGAGAGCGATATATCTTTTCGCCATCTTTCTTTGTGATTATTCCATACAACGCATTTGCAAACCATTTATAGATAAGCTCTACGCTCTTTCCTGAGATAGCTGTCTTATCAAGGAATTTTTCGGCCATATTGCCATCAAACACAGCCTTATCTTCAAGGAGCGCCGGAATTATCTGCTCCCTTACGATATCATTTACATAAACATATTCCCCTTTATCCTTGTCAAAATAACTTCCATCTCCCGCTATTTTAACAGTCCACTCTTTCCTATCAAGGAGCCTTTTTGTCGGATATTCTTCAAGATTGAATGTAAATAGCATCTCTCCATCGTCAATTCTTATATCTTTCATTTTTGCAAAGAACTGCCGCTTAGACTGCATTGTAATTAGTCTTGTCTTATCAAACACATCAACAAAGCCGGTATCCGGACAGAGCGTCCTTGTGTACGCATTATTAAGGAAATATATGACACCATCCTGGTATGAATTTCCATTATTGTTGGAGACCTGTATTGGATTTGATATCGAGCCCGCTTCACCTTCTTTTATGGTATTAAATGACAGATCTGACATCCGGGCACAGAGTCTTGCTTCAAACGCCTTAAATATCTGTTCATCAAGGAATGAGAACTTATCCTTAAATGTAGATGACATGGATTCAACAACAACTACCGCATTGTATTTTGTGGCAAGTTTACTGATCTGAGTAACAGCAAGCTCAACATATGCTTCCTTTAGTCCCTTGGAAGATACATCATACTGCCAGAGTCTTGTTTTATCATGATACTTGATCTTTGTCCTTTCTTTTAAAAGTTCCCGGTAGTTAACCCCATCTATCTCATTCAAACTTTTTTCCTCAAGTACATTGTTCTTTTCATCAACTACGGCAACATAGGTAAGGTCTTTTAGGTTTCTTGTCACAATAACCGCCATTCTGCTATCCTGTGTATCTTCTTCAACCTTATCATTTATATAATCCAGTGTCCTTGCTGAAATGTCGGCATTCTTGGTATAAGACAGGGATAAGAAAAACTTATCTTCGGTATATCTTCTATTTCTGATGATATCCTCGTTTGCCTTCTTGATGGCAACATCATGCTCTGCCAAATATGCTTTCGCCATGATAAAATCTTCACTGCTAATATCAAAGTTATTCTTCATCTTATATATGGCTTCCCTTATATGCATAGGGATATGTTCACCATTACTGTCCCTTAGGGCAACCAGTATACTTCCTTTTTTGTGCGTTACCCTTCTTGGAAGGGATGCAGCCCTGTACTGAATCATGGCCCTTGAATTTAGGAGCATTGATGTATGCTCCATGTTAGAATCCGAAAACAGCTGGATAAATGTCCTCTCGTATGGTTTTCTAGGTCTGTTATAAAGAAACATCGAACGAACAAGGAATAATAGGCCCTCTTTTTTATCCACCATATCATTGATACGTTCAAAGGATACCGGGATCCACTCCATTGTGCAGAGCCTTGTATCTACATCCGAGAAGAATTCACCGATATCATTATATTCATCAGCTCTCTTGAGTCCTGACATATTAAAGCACGAATATCTGGTATACACTGCTATGAACTCTTTATAGACATCAATAAGATACCTGCAGTCATCCTTAAATTTCTCTTCAGTCAGACCATCTATTCCTATATTTGTCTTTTTAAATGTCCCGTTTTTAAAGATATCATATGCTCTCCTGTCGATAGTAAGCGGCTTTGACACATATTCTTCTATAACACAGTTCTTATCATTCTTATGCTCCGGCGACTCAAAATATGGTTCCAGGATACACTTGAACAAAGCCTTAGGAAGCCCAAGGAAGCTTTTCGCACCCTTTCTCTGGACAAATATCTGAGCATCTGTTTCATCTTTTGTTTTAAGATCTACGGGTTTTACATCTGGGGTAAGAACAAAATAGTAGTATTCATCCCCGCGCCTTATCATTGCAACATCGTTGATCGCAAAATTCTCTTCTCCGTTCCACCAGTGAGTACGAAGCCTGGCGGGAGTGCCAAGGCATGATGCCATGATCCTGGCGTCATCTGCAGGAGATTTTGTCACGTAGTTTCGGCACAGATTCTCTGCTTTGTATGTTCGGTTTGCTTTTTCAAAGATCCCGTCAAACGTGTTATAGAATATTGGATCCGCCTTTTCATCATTCCCGCTATTTATGATGCGCAGCGCACTTCTGAATTTAGTCAGTTCATCATAAAAAGATACCAGGGATTCCTGGACGTCGCGATTACCCTTTATCCCCCTTCTACTTTTTAGGATATCTCTTTCAAAAGTACCGTATGCCTCTTTTATGCGCATATAATTCCTTGCAAGCTCATCCCG includes the following:
- the cas12a gene encoding type V CRISPR-associated protein Cas12a/Cpf1, which encodes MLLYENYTKRNQITKSLRLELRPQGKTLRNIKELNLLEQDKAIYALLERLKPVIDEGIKDIARDTLKNCELSFEKLYEHFLSGDKKAYAKESERLKKEIVKTLIKNLPEGIGKISEINSAKYLNGVLYDFIDKTHKDSEEKQNILSDILETKGYLALFSKFLTSRITTLEQSMPKRVIENFEIYAANIPKMQDALERGAVSFAIEYESICSVDYYNQILSQEDIDSYNRLISGIMDEDGAKEKGINQTISEKNIKIKSEHLEEKPFRILKQLHKQILEEREKAFTIDHIDSDEEVVQVTKEAFEQTKEQWENIKKINGFYAKDPGDITLFIVVGPNQTHVLSQLIYGEHDRIRLLLEEYEKNTLEVLPRRTKSEKARYDKFVNAVPKKVAKESHTFDGLQKMTGDDRLFILYRDELARNYMRIKEAYGTFERDILKSRRGIKGNRDVQESLVSFYDELTKFRSALRIINSGNDEKADPIFYNTFDGIFEKANRTYKAENLCRNYVTKSPADDARIMASCLGTPARLRTHWWNGEENFAINDVAMIRRGDEYYYFVLTPDVKPVDLKTKDETDAQIFVQRKGAKSFLGLPKALFKCILEPYFESPEHKNDKNCVIEEYVSKPLTIDRRAYDIFKNGTFKKTNIGIDGLTEEKFKDDCRYLIDVYKEFIAVYTRYSCFNMSGLKRADEYNDIGEFFSDVDTRLCTMEWIPVSFERINDMVDKKEGLLFLVRSMFLYNRPRKPYERTFIQLFSDSNMEHTSMLLNSRAMIQYRAASLPRRVTHKKGSILVALRDSNGEHIPMHIREAIYKMKNNFDISSEDFIMAKAYLAEHDVAIKKANEDIIRNRRYTEDKFFLSLSYTKNADISARTLDYINDKVEEDTQDSRMAVIVTRNLKDLTYVAVVDEKNNVLEEKSLNEIDGVNYRELLKERTKIKYHDKTRLWQYDVSSKGLKEAYVELAVTQISKLATKYNAVVVVESMSSTFKDKFSFLDEQIFKAFEARLCARMSDLSFNTIKEGEAGSISNPIQVSNNNGNSYQDGVIYFLNNAYTRTLCPDTGFVDVFDKTRLITMQSKRQFFAKMKDIRIDDGEMLFTFNLEEYPTKRLLDRKEWTVKIAGDGSYFDKDKGEYVYVNDIVREQIIPALLEDKAVFDGNMAEKFLDKTAISGKSVELIYKWFANALYGIITKKDGEKIYRSPITGTEIDVSKNTTYNFGKKFMFKQEYRGDGDFLDAFLNYMQAQDIAV